In the genome of Massilia sp. W12, the window GTTCTGATCAGCGTTGATGCGGATTTCAAGTTTGCGGTCTGCCAACTTGATCTGCGAAATAAAGTCGTCAGATCCAGGCGTTTGCAGTGTGTCGAGAATAATAAACGGGCGCCCAGCCTCGCTCAGATCGCTCAGCCGCAGCTTGTAATGGGTGTATTGGGCTTGCTTGAAAATCTGCGAGATCCAGGTGTCCATGTCCAGCGCCAGACCGAGCACGCCGACCACTTGGCCGGGGGCGTATTCGCGGGTGCGGTTTTGATGCGGATAGACCGCCACATGCATCCACTGCAACCAGGGAACTATGCGCACCCCATTCAAATGCGTCGGACAGGCGGTGACTGATTTGCTGCTGATGGCTTTGTTCATGCTGGCGGCGTGTTCCTTGTCGCTCAACATGTCTTTCCCCAGTATTTGCCGGTTCCTGCCTGTCGGGTTCAGATATGTGATCGGCAGCAGGAAGGCGCTTTGATTATTTTTGGAATGCACTTGAAACGGTGCGCCCAGTTCCGCGCTGATGCGCTGCTCCGTGGCGCTCAGCTCGTCCTGACGCAAATGCGGCGCCCAATACAGCTGGAATACTTCCGGGTGCTGGGACAGCCATTTTTTGGCAAAGAAATCAAAGTCGGATTGCGAAATCTCGTGGTCGTCATCATCAAAAATCGAGGTGGAGACCGACAGAAAACGCTCATGCTCACCCAATCGGGCTTGAATATTGTCGCTGATTTTTTGCGCATGCAAATGCACCTGGCGCAAGGTTTGCTCATGTTCCCAATGCCGGGTTTTGTCGTAAATCAGCGCGGATATCAGGAGGCCGGTGCATAAGACTGCGCCGATCAAGGTGCGGCGGCGGCGCCAGAGTTGTTGCGGTTGGCCCAGCCACAGCCAGCACAGCGGCGCCATCAGCAAGATGCCGATCGAATCGCCGGCCCACCACGCGCTCCAATTGCTCATCAGCGTATCAGCAGGAATCAGCCGCAATGCAATTAAAGAGCCGACGCTGATGCTGGAGGAAATCAGACATATCAGTGGAATCACGCCCAAAAAAATCAGGACATCGTGCACATTGCCCAGATCGGCCTTGATTTTACGCAGCAAAATCGAGGCCCCGGCCCAGGCTTGCAAGGTGCAGGCGACAGTCACCAGCAGGGCGCCAATCACGCTGATCAGGTTGAGGCCCTGGTGATCAGCGGCCTGGCTCAGATTCAAAAACAGTGCGCCCAGAAACACCCCGGGCAACCAGCGCAAACGACTGCTGAAAGCGCAGGCCAGGGCTAAGCCGGCAGGCGGGAAAATCGGGCTGGCGTAGCCGGGCGGCAATGCCAGCATCAAAGCCAGGCGTCCCAGCAGAAAATAGCCGACGGCCAGCAAAAAAATGCCGGCTGCATCCTGTTTCAGCGTTTGCCTGCCCGGTGTTTCCATCTGCCGCCTTTACAAATATGCGTTGGATAGGAGAAACCGGCTTTGCAGCAAACAGGAACGCAGCCGGTATGCGTTTGACTCGCCACTTGATTCTAACGAAAAAGCAGGCTGACTGCTTGTTCTGGCGCAACACTTTGCGGTTGTCTGGCAACAGATCATGCTAATTCATGCAGCTTGGCGCATCATTGCTTTCCAATACGCGGATCCGGCCTTGAATCGGCGGCACTTCTTCGGTGTCGATCCAGACATCAAGCACCGTGGGGCCGTCGCGTGTGCAAATCGCTTCAATGTCCAGCCGCGCCATATCCTGCGGCGAGCGGATCGTAATCCCCTGCGCACCGTAGGCGCGCGCCTGCATCGCGAAATCCACCACCGGCAGGGCGAATGCGGTTTGTTCGGCGCGGCGCAAACGTTGCGCATGTTTCACCATGCCCAGCGCGTGGTCATTCAACACCACAAACACCACATTCAGACGCTCGGCCACCGCCACAGTGACTTCCTGCCCGTTCATCAGCATGCTGCCATCGCCGGAAATGCAAATCACCACTTGGCTGCGGTCAGCCATAGCGGCCCCGATCGCCGCGCCGATCGCCCACCCCATCGGTGCAAAGCTGTGCGTCAGACGCAGCCAGCCGGCATCTGCTTTGCGCCTGCCGCCGACGCCTGCGCGCTCGGTTTGCAGGCGGCGCTCGCGCAAGCGCCGGTCATGCGGATGCAGGCAGTGAATGGCCCAGGCCACGCTGTTGCCGGCATCGGCAAAAAACCGTGCGCCATAGGGGAACAGCCGTCCCAGATCATGCATTAAGCGTTGCGGCAAAATCGGGGTTTGATCGAGATGATATTTGCGCGGATAGCGCGCCAGATTCGATTGAATAATCGCCTCAGTCGCCTGCAGCGGGCGGAAATGCTCGCCATCGGATTTGGCGTCATGCGCTTGCTGGCTGCGCAAATGCGGCGTGGAGTAAGTGAATTCAATCAGGCGTTTGAAAATGGCCAGAATGCGGCCCCGGATATGCAGGCGCGCCATCGGCGTGCGTGCAAAATGCTCCTCGATTTCCTCCACATGAATCATGCGTGCGTTCAGCAGGCTGTCGCTCCAGCCATCTGTGTCCCATTCACACATACCGGTGCCAACTGCGATGATCACATCGACGCTCGGATCGCGCAGCGTGGCGCTGGCCAGATTATGGCCGGCAAAGCCGAATACGCCACGGAACTGACGGTGACAGGGATTGATCAAGCCTTTGCCGTCCGGGGTGGCGATGATTTGCGCCCCGGTCATTTCCACGAATTGCAAAATCGGCTGCATCGCCTCAGTGCAACCGCCGCCGATCAGCAGCACCACATTCGCCGCTTTGGCCAGAATGCTGCGCAAGTCTTGAATCGCGGCCTCATCCAGCGCATCCGGCTGTTGCAACAGACGGCGTAAATCGAAGGAAGGTTTGCTCAATCCGGTTTTGCTGCGCATCACGTCAGATGGCAAACTCAAATGCACCGGCCCGCGCGGATTGGCTAAGGCGCGTTGCAGCGCTGACACCAGCTTAGGCTCCAATTGCGCCGGGTGCGATAACAGCGAGTTATAGCGGGTGCAGGCTTGAAACATGGTCAGGATATTCACCCCGGTGCAGGCGGATTCCTGCAGCGGGTGTTTGCCAAAGGTGGGCAGCGCCGGCTGTCCGGTCAAAACCAGCAGCGGGATATTATTGTCATATGCGCTGGCCACCCCGGTCAGCAGATTGGTGGCGCCGGGGCCGGACGTGGAGCAGCATACCCCCAATCCCATTGTGTCCCGCGCGTAACCATCGGCCATGAAGGCGGCCCCGGTTTCATGCCGCGCCAGCACATGGCGCACGCCGCCGCGCTGACTGCTGCGCGCCATAGCGTTATACAGGGGTTCGATCACCCCGCCGGGCACGCCAAACACATAACGCACCCCTAATTGTTCCAGATAAGCGACTAACAGATCGGCGACATCAAGGCCGTGTTCTGTCTGTGGCGGATGTTGCTGCATTCCAACTCTCCCAGATACGACCGGAAACCGTGTCCCCGGTCCTGACCTGCCAATGGCGACGGCTATGGCGCGGTGCAGTATGAAGATGTTAGCAGAGGCAAGAATGGCGGCTGCCGTTTAGCGTGGGTAAAAAGCGACAGGACGCAACAGTAATTGAAAAAGGGAAAATTTAATCATCAGTTTGACAAAATTATCCAAGCGCCTGATGGAAAACAGATAGCATGTCCCCGGGTAACAGGGCTGCGATGGGAAGGGAAGGAACAGGAAAATATTCAGGCCGGCGTTGCCGGCCTGAGCAAAAAACGGGTCAGCGCAGGCGCTGATTCAAGCGGATGATGGTGTCAAGCAGGCCGGGGCCGGGAAAATCAGTGATCACGATGCCGCTATGCTGCAAGCCTTTGCGCTCAATGTATTCCTGGGTCAGCACATTGCTTCCTTCAAACGCGATGGTGCAAATGCCGATGAAGCAGGACACGCGCGGAAAATCAGGGTAGCTGTTTTTCCAGCCGGGGGTGGTCAAGCCGGTCGCCAGGCGCGGCGCGCTGGTGCCGGGACTGGAGTGGCCGCTCACCACAAAGTAGGGGAAAGAGCCGCCCGAGCCGGACAGGTAATTCAGGAAAAATGGCGGCACGGTGGTCGAATTGCGTTCCGCATTCGCGCTTTCCAACTGTGCTTTGATTTTTTCCCACTTGCTGTACAAATCCCAGTTGGTGCGCAGATGGTAGGCGTCTTGCGCATTCAGGCTGCCGTAATGCAGGCCCCAGTCAATCCCGGAGAAGTCGCGCAGCAGCACGATTTTGCCGCGCACCTCGCGCAGGGTGGGGATGTTGGCGCCGCGCCAGAAATATTGGCTGTAGCGCGCATCATTGGCGTAAGTGTTGAAAATCTGGGCAAAACTCATCGTCGTGTTGGCCGCTTCATATTCTTCTTTGACGCGCATCAACACGGTTTCGCCCGGATGTTCCGCCAGGAAGCGGGTCACGGCTTGCAGCACATCGTCATAATTTGCATGCTGATACACAAAGCCATGATGAATCGCAAATTTATTGTCGATGCGGCGGCAGCGGATATCCAGCATGCGCACGCCGGATTGCAATTGTTGCGGCAAAGACATGGATTGGGTTTGCACCGCATCGCCGCCATAAAAAGACATGGTGTCGTGGGTGCCGGGGATGGACAGACGCGACAGCGGCAAATGGTCGGGCAGGGCGCGCATCCAGTCAGCTTGATTGGTTTTGACTTGCGCATCATGCGAATAGGCGGGGTGGTTGTGGCTGTAAGCGTCGCCGGCGGCCAGGCTGATGCCAAGCGTGAAGGCGCAAGCGGTCAGCAAGCGTGCAAAAATTCCGGACATGGTTTTATCCTTCTTCTACAGAATGTGTGCGTTTGAAAGGGGGAGAAACTCACCGGACGGCGAGTGCTGACAATCTTAGCGCATGGGCACAAGCGGCGCCAATATTAAAAGCGAGGGCTTGCTCGGTTTTGTCGGCATATCATCGCCCAAAGCGCCCCCGATAGCGGCTTTCAGTCTGCCAGCCGGCTTCGCCGTAACTATCGACAAAGCAGACTTTGACTTGCGCCATGCCGATGCTGGTGAAATACAGCCAGACCTCGGCATCTTGCTTATCGCGTGTGATATACCAATGCGCATCGCCGCGCGCCAAGCCCCAGCTGCTGACGCGGCGCACCAGTAAATCAGCTTCACCGCGCGAGACCAGCGCGACCCGCAAATGCGCCTCGCCCATGGAAGAGGTTTGAAAGACACGCGCCATATGGCCTCCTGTCACAACATACCGGTATGAGGGTTGTAAAAAATCCATCTCGCATCCAGCCGGCATTTACCGTATCCTGCATAAAACAGCGATGCCGCCCGGCGTGGAGATGGAGATGAGCGAAGACAACGATCCCCGGCTTGCCTTGCGCAATCAGGCGCATCAAGTGCAAATTATTCAACCCGAAGGCGCCAAACGCCCCATGCTCGGCACACGCGACCCGCAGGAAATTGAGCGCCGCCTGCAAGTGCTCAAGCAATGGGGGACGCCACAACATCCGGGGCGCAAAAAAGCGCTGCAGGCGATTGAACAAGCCTTGCCGCAGCGCACACAGACCATTTTGTCGCATCAATTGCCGCCAGCGCTGCAGCAGGAATTGAATGGAGGTGCGGGGCCGCTGTCAGAATCGCGCAAACATCAGCGCGATCCATACAGCGTTTGCTTGAATCAGCCGGATGAATGAACAGGGCGCGCTATTTTCGGCCAGCAAAGCGTTGACCTATGATTCTGGCGGAGTCTGGCGACAAATCGCGCCGGTGGGGTGCGCCGCCGCCAGTGCCATCAATTTTCTGACGCCACCTGCCTCTGGGGTGTTTATGCGCTTGCGCACTGCCTGCGACGTCGCCCAACGTCATCATTGCGGTATTGCCGCGTTTGGATTGGCCGGCATGCACCAGGCCGGCAAGTTGGGGATGTATCGTATTTGCGCCTCCTTTGGTGGTGATGGTGGGTTGATCGCCGAATTTTGCATCTCGTTTGACTTTTGGCATGACAGCCTCCTGTTTGCACTGCAATAAATGCTTGTTTTTTCAGTCACAACTTGGCAGCCCGCTTGCTCAAAATTGTGCTCATGAAAGTGTGCGAGTCCTGCTTTGATAATTCTTTGCGTTTGCCGGAGGCAAACACCGTCATGCCGGTAAAGTGTGGCGATTGGGTGGTGTCATTACCCTTTGGCCTCTGCATAATGCCGGAAGGGAGTGGGGCGGTTTGTTGAATACCTTTGCGGCTGCCGATGGTCGGGCTGGATAAACTTAATCCAGAGACGTGTTTTTTCAGTGCTTCGGCTTCTGACTTATTGATATTGCCGCGCGCCCCGTCCTGCAGGTGGTCGAATTTCTTTTCCCAGTCGCCAGAGGCATTCTTGAAATAGATTTTGTGTCGCGCCGCTTTCACGGTTCCGGCCAAGTCGCCGCTTTCATGCACATAGATGGTGGACTTGATGCGCACATTATCGCCATGTAACTCTTTGAGTCTTTTCTGCCCCTCCTCACGCGCCATGTCTTCAATATTGGAATGTACGCTGGCCGGTTGCGCGCCGAGCGGATCGCTCAGGCCGCCGGCATGCTGGGCGCGGCTGTGCGCGATTTCTGAACCCCATTTTGAGGTTTTGTTGGTGGCAGGGACGAAAGATGAATCACTCATCAAATGCGCGCTTAAATGATCCCTGACCTTTTTTTGATCCGGAGTCCAGGCGGCGCGATCAATCCGCGCGCCACCCAGCGAAGTTCCAGATGTAAATCCGGAACTGTCGCGATCACCCTTGAATTTGACACGCACCGTGCCAGTTTTATACGACTTGAGTTGCTTTAACTGGTCAATCTTGAGCTGATTGGCGCTGCCGGTGTGCGGCGCCGTCAGATCGTCAATTGCGCGCGCCTTGGCGTTTGGGTGGCGGGAAGGCGCGGTGGAGCGCAATTGCAATTTTACTTGCAAGGCCTGACCAGCCTTGAGCGTGCCCCGGCGAAATGCGTACTTACCGCCACCCAGTGCGGTGACCGGGACAGTAATCGTTTTGCTGCTTCCTGTCCCCAGATCAAACTTGCGTTTCGCTTTGACATGCGAATGCTTGTTGTGCCGCAAGTGCTTGTTTTTTGCAATGCCCATGATCAATCCTTGCTGTTATTACCATGCTGCGCCACAGACTGGCGCCGCCTTATTTCTTCACACTGCCATTGCTGGTGCGTTGAATCGATTTTTGCACATCCAATTGCCGCCCTGAGCTGTGCATTTCGCGGTGTTCATCTTTCAGCCGCTTATGAATATTCGGTGCGCTCTTGCTCAGTTCAAGGCTGTTGCCGATATGCCGGCCCATCCCCACCGCCAAACCATAGCCAATCATGGCGGCGGTCATCACCTTATTGCCGCGAATCTTGGCGAGCGGCTTGGAAAACATGAATTTGACCGGGAAGTGACGGAAAAACTTGCCGTAAGTTGTGTTTTTGGGGAAGGTTTTGTCCATTGCCGCCTTGGTGTTTTTGCGCGGTTTGGGCAAGTTGTAGACCGCCATGGTGGCGATCGCCATGCCGATTGCGCCGGCCATTTTGTCTTGCACCAGATCGCCAAACGCATGCGCGCCATGCTTGAGCTTGTTGCCGCTGTCCAGTTCGCCATAATGATCTTTGGCATTCCAGAAGGCGGTTTTTATATGCTGTGCTTTGGTATTCAGAAAACGCTTCGGATCAAAAATCAGATTGCCAAACTGCTTGGCCTGGTGCACCCGTTGATCCAGATAGCGCATCGCCAGATGCGGGTTTTGGTAGATTTGCTTCAGATGGCGCGGGTCAACCATGTCCAAGGTGGAGTCAAACATCTTGCTTTTGACGCCGCCGCCAACATGCGTCACGCCCTTGGTGATCTTATCCATATTGTCAGCCAGCAAATCCACCCCCTTGTTGAAGACGGCTTTTTTGATGCGGGTGTGAAACCAGTCATCCGGGTTGGGTTTGAGCTTGAGCTTCTCACGCGTCATGCTGCTGGCGGATAAAGCTGTTTTTTGCACCGCATGATCCAGCATATCGGAAGCATGTTGCTGTCCCTGTTTGCGCAAAGTGTGAAATTGCAGTTTGGCCTTTAACAAGTGTTGGGCCAGATCAGGGTATTTTTGTTGAAACATCTGGCTTTGCGTTTGCATGTTTTTTTTGAAAACCTGCAAGCGTTGTTCCACTTTCTGGCTGACAGGCGGCGTGCTGCCGCCGGTTTCGTTTTCTTTGGGCATAATGCGCTCCTCAGTCGATTGCCGCCGGCTCAGGCTGGCGGCGATTGCGATTGATCATGCAAGGCTCTTCAGGCAAATTTCCGGGTATGCGTCACGGTCACCGAACCTGCCGGATACTTCGCCGCTTTGCGTGCAATCTTGTCTTCCACATCGCGGTAAGTCATGGGCCGGATGCCATCGCCCAAACCGCCATTCACTTTGGGCCGGTTCAGACGGGTGGCAGGCTTGCCGGCGGCTTTCCGCTTGAGATGCTTCGACGTGTCACTGCCGAGCGGCTCAATGAAAGCCAGCCCTTTTTTGCCAGAATTCCGATTGAAGTCCTTGTTCTGTGGAAACATATTGCTTTGCTTGCCATGTCCCTTGAGCTGGGCGGGCTGGATATGGCCGGCATCCCATTTCATTTTGGGTTTGATGGTTTGCTTGAAGTTATAGGTCTTTGTTTTTTTCACCCCGCTGTCACTGGTGTAATGCAGCTTCACCTGGACCTTGGTTGGAATCGAGATCGAAGGCATATTCACATATTTGCGTGAAGCCTTGGTCGGCGCCGCGCCTTTGCCGACAGAGGGGTGATATACCGTCTTTTCGGCCTTTTTAATTTTCTTTGACATGGAGTGGGGCATGGCTTGCTCCTTATTGAGAGGGTTTCAGTTTCAAACATGAGCTGCGACAAATACATTGCGCTGCCTGGCGGTGGGACTTATCCAGCCTTCTCTTCCGTCTCCAGCCCCAGCATTTCAAAAATATTCAACTGCCCGCCCAGGCGCAGAAACAATTCCTGATACAGCTCCACCGTATTCAAGCTGCCCCATTCGGTAGCGCGCCGCACCAGGTAGGGCACCGGGCTGTGCGGCTCCAAGCGCATTAAAAATTCAGCGGTTTCAGCCAGACGCGCGTAGGCGTCGGCGCGGCTCTTGATTTCCGCTGCCGGCGCTGGCGCAGCGGTGAATTGCGGCGCCGCGCTCGGGACACTCACGGCAGCGGCGGCCCCGGGCAGGGAGGCATTGCTTGCGCTTTGCGAGGTTGCAGCGGCGCTTTGCGCCTGTGGCCGCACGCCGCGCTTGTACAACTCGCTTTCGACAAACGACAAAATCTGTTGCAGCAGCGTGGTCATGCTGCTGACGCCCGGCGCCTCTTCGGCAAACAGCGCATCCATGCAGTCATTCAACTCTTCAATCGCCTGCAAAGATTCGCTCAGCATTTGCTGTAAATGGGAAAACGCCTCGGTGCCGGTGCTGCTGATGCTGGTGTTGAGTTCGAGCAGGCTGACGCCTTCCGGCGCATGTTGCGCGCCATTGTTTTTGCTGGCGCTGGCTTTGAGCTGCTCATTACGGTGCGCCTGCTCCCAATCCGCCCAGTTGTATTGACGCTCACGGCCAAGGCCGATGATGGGCGTCAAGCGCAGCACCGGCAGCAGTTTTTCGCCTATCCAGCGGATCACATTGGCGCGGTATTCCAAATCGCCATCCTCGGCCAGCGGATACAAATCCTGCCAAAAGCGCTCGCACAAATCTTTCAGCAAAACCAGGCAAGGCGCCAGCGCGGCCAGCCCGGTTTGATTTAATTGCGCTTCTAAAAACCAGGCCAGCAATTGCAAGTCGCGGCTTTCATCGCGCAGCGCTTGCAGGGAAAGGCTGCTGACCACGCCCCAATCGGCGCGCTTTAAATCATATTCCCACGCGCCCATGGGTAAGCTGGCGTCATCCTGGCGCCGCGCCTGTTCGATTTTCAGATAGGTTTGATTGCCGCGCAGCGCCCGTCCGGCTGGAAATTGTTCTGAAATCGGTGTCAGCAGCGCGCTGTAAGACACCCCCAATTGGTGTTCAAAGAAATGCGCTGCGCTGTGTTGGAGTGGCGTCATGATCGCGTCCTTTCATTGTGGTGCTGTGCGCGGGAAGGCTGGCGGCAGCTTGAGCGTAGCCGGGGCCTTGGTCTTGGGATCTTTGCCGGACAATTGCAGACTCAAATACAGTCTGGCTTGTGCGCTTTCTGCTTTCACCGGCGGCGCAGCGCTGGCGGGCGCATTGTTTGCCGTGTTTTTGCCGGCGGTGGCGTTCGCATTGGTCAGCGGCACATTGAATTCCAGCAGCAAACGGTTGCTGTCCGCCGGGTCGGTTTGCGGCCCGCTCTTCGGTTTGTGCCGCTCAATCATGCGCAGCAAGGCCCAATTGCCATTGCTGGCGAAGGAAGCGGTATTGCCATCCACTTGCAAGTCGCTCTGTTCGCCGGATGCCAGCGGCAGCCAGGCAGAGCGGTTGGCCCATTCCATATCAAACACCAGCGCCTGACCGAATGGCCATTCCAGCGTGCTGCCCCGGTTCGGATAAGCGATGCTGCGCGATGCCGAGGACAGGCTCCAGTTGGCAATCTGTTCGGCCCCGATAGAGGCGGCCAGCTGAGCGCGGAAATTCACATTCAATTTCACGCTGCCATTCGCCAGCGCAGAGGCCGGCAGATTGCCGCCCGGGCTTTGTGCATTCGCGCTGGCGGCTGGATCGGTCTCGGTTTGCAGCAAACTGCTGTTCATGAACGTCGCAATGCCATCCAGCTGATTCAAGAATTGCCGCGCACTGTCCCAATATGGATCAGACAGCCCGCTCATGCTTTGCTTGAGCGCCGCGCTGTTATTCGCATACTCTGCAAAGAAATTGCGCACCACATACAGATTCGCATCCGGCGCACTGAGCGGGCCGAAAGGATAGCGTCCCGCCAGTTCGCGATTAAAGCGCCCGGCCAATTGCATGTAATTGCTTTGCGCTTGCGCACTGCGCTCTCCTTTACAGCGCAGACTGAGTTGTTTTTCCAGCTGCAAGCGGTGTTGCGAGAACAAATCATTGCCGCCGACAGGCGAGGCATACGACGCCAGCGTCTTGCTGCATGTGCCGTATGTGACTTCCGCCAATTGTTTCAAGAACAGATTTTCCAGATGGCTGACCTGGCCGTTCGGGTCTTTCGCCTGCAAATATGTTTTCAGCTCAAGCTGGGTATTGCTCCAGAAACCAGCGTTTTGCATCGTGGCGCCAGTCTGGCTGGCGGTGGCCTGGCTTTGCGTAAGCCAGTCAACATATGGCCCGGCGTAGCCGGCCAGCACCTGAGCGCGCGACAATTGGCGCGATAAATAGTCTTTCAAAGCAGGCGTCGCTCCCAGCTCATACAGATACGCATCGGCGCTGGAGGCTTGCGCCGCATACGGCGCCTGGTACAGCTGGCTTTGTTCCGCCAGCAATGCGATTTTGCCCAGATGGTCATTGGCGTATTGGCGCGCACACTGATTCAGGCTCAAGGCGCTGGCGTGAAAGCCAAGCTTTTGCATAGATTCATGCAGATTCAGCAGCGCAGGCAAGAGCTTGCCAAAACTGGCGCTGTCGCTGCTCTCCTGCTGCTCAGCATTGCTCAAGAGATAGGCGTCGCTTTGCTCATTCGTCAGGGTTTGCGCCTGCTGCAAGCTGCGCGCCATCGCCAAGCCCAGCTGGTGGCGCGCCAACTTCTGGAACAATGCTTGCTGGTCTGCCCCTTTTAACAGGGGATTGGCGTTGAAAGCCTGGTATTGCTTGACGAAATTGCCCGCCTGGTTGAGATAGGCAGGATTCCAGGCGGCGATTTTGCCATTGCAGACAAAGCCCGGATTGGGGTCCAGGCGCATGAATTCCTGGCTGCTGAGCAATTCCATTCCTGCCAGCTCAAGCAAGAGTTTCGGATTCAGATCAAGTTGTCCATTTTGCTGCACAAACAATGCGCCATATTCAGGCAACTGCATGGCCGACAGATTTTGCATGGCCTTCGGATAATTTTTTGCGGCGTCAAAACCGGCGCTCGCGCTGCGCAGCAAATTGGCGGGATAGTTATAGCGTGTGATCAGCGGCTGCAACTTGCTTTCCAGCTCGGTTTGCACTTGCAAGATCGGATTATTCGCAGCGCTAGATCCCAGCCAGGATTTGCGCACCCAGGACAGCCAGCGCGTAAAGTCGCGGATATTGCCAAGCACCGGCTGGCGTTTCTCCTCCAACTGCGTGAGCAGCGCGGCGCCAACGCCGATTTCACGCAGCATCAATTGCTGCACCATTTCGGCCTGGAAATGAATTTGGCTGCTGGTGGCCTGGCGCAGATTTTCGGGCAGACGCAAATGCGCATGGGCTTGGCTGTCGCCTATTTTTTCCAGCGTTTGCGGCAACAGGCCGGGATGGTTTTTCAAGCGCGCCGGCAGCGTGGTGCGGTAAGCGTATTCAACCAGTCCGAGGAAGTCCTGCAATAACTGGGCATCGTGCGCATTGCGTCCCCCGCTTTGCAAACGGCTCAAGCGTGTGATATTCGTTTCCAGATGATTGACTTGCTGCACATAGCGCATCAAATCTTCCAGCGCTTGCGGAAAAGCCGCCTCGGGATTCACGTTTGCGCCCGGCTGACGCGCCGCCAGTTCCTGCGCGCGCAAGTTGATTTGACACGCCACGCCTGGCAGCACCACTGTTTTCAAGGCCTGATTGGCCAGTCTCTGCGCGCTTTGCTTGCTTAAACGTTGATCAAACCAGGACAGCGGGATCAGCAGGGATTGCGCATCGGCGTCAATTTTGCTGATTTGGTTAATCAGCTGAAACACGGTTTCTTCACGCACGCAAATCGCGGCCCCGGCTTGCGCTGCACTCACCTGGTTGAGCGGCGGCGGCGCGCTGCTGACATGGGTTTGCTGCACCAGTTTGAGCGCCCCCACCACATCATCGACCTGCTGACTGATTTGCTGGCAGGCAATGCAAAAACCCAAGGCCAGCGCAGCCGCCAGCACCAGTCCGCTGACTTGCAAACGGCGGATCAAGGCATTGCGCGACCAGATGCCGGCGCGCGTCGGGCGCGCCAGGGCGCGTTCGGCCAATACTTTCTTGCACAGCAGATCGGTGACAAACGAGACATCGTTGCGCGTCACCTGCAAGGCTTCATCCTGCTGGCCATAAGGCGGAATTACGCCAGTGAAATACGCGCCACGGCAAAAGAAAGTGGTTTGCCATGGCGTGGCTTGAAATACCGTGGACAGCCAATGCTGGAAGGGACGGCGCAATTGTTGGAATTGGCGCGGAAATAAAAACAGCGGATCAGCGTCAGCGCGCGCGATGCGGTGCTGATCTCCCTCTGGCGAGACGGCCGCTGCGGCTTCCACCTGCAAGGCTTTCAGACGCACATCCAATTGGCTGAAGGCGGCATCCGCCCAGCTGGCCGGCGCGCCTTCGTTTTGCTGAGTCGGACAAGACCAGCCGAAAATCTCATCGCGCCGTTCTGCTGTTTGCGAGCGCCAGAAAGCGGCAAAACCCGGCACGCAATCGGTTTGCGTCACCACCACATACACCGGCAGGGCGAATTCAAACTGTTGCTCCAGGTTCTGCAGCTGCTGGCGCGTGTTTTCCGCAATCTGTTGACGCTCTTCCAGGCTGGCGTGCAATAAACTGGCCGCTGAAACCGTCAACAGCACGCCATCAATCGCGCGCTCCGGTCTGAGATTATCGAGTGCGCGCAAGACCTTATCCCAAGCCGGAAACGGCGCGCCATGACTCAACCGGGCTTGCGCCGCCTGCACCGGCAAGCGCCCCTCAGGATCGATTAAAAAACCTTGATTCACGCCATGCCAGACGACCCCCTCAATTTCCAGCTGGGTTTGCTCGCCATACAAGCCCTGGCGCAATGTGGGCGAAAGCGAGGCGATCAAGCTGC includes:
- a CDS encoding type VI secretion system protein, whose product is MDALQQLLNYFKARNLGLPDLAMLLGGAVGAFLLLFLLAFGLRALWRRIKPLATLPKVPALCGCAPQDGAPPHLSWLEKTSLAIDYLRTLREWRYQRQWILLLGQQGSGKSSLIASLSPTLRQGLYGEQTQLEIEGVVWHGVNQGFLIDPEGRLPVQAAQARLSHGAPFPAWDKVLRALDNLRPERAIDGVLLTVSAASLLHASLEERQQIAENTRQQLQNLEQQFEFALPVYVVVTQTDCVPGFAAFWRSQTAERRDEIFGWSCPTQQNEGAPASWADAAFSQLDVRLKALQVEAAAAVSPEGDQHRIARADADPLFLFPRQFQQLRRPFQHWLSTVFQATPWQTTFFCRGAYFTGVIPPYGQQDEALQVTRNDVSFVTDLLCKKVLAERALARPTRAGIWSRNALIRRLQVSGLVLAAALALGFCIACQQISQQVDDVVGALKLVQQTHVSSAPPPLNQVSAAQAGAAICVREETVFQLINQISKIDADAQSLLIPLSWFDQRLSKQSAQRLANQALKTVVLPGVACQINLRAQELAARQPGANVNPEAAFPQALEDLMRYVQQVNHLETNITRLSRLQSGGRNAHDAQLLQDFLGLVEYAYRTTLPARLKNHPGLLPQTLEKIGDSQAHAHLRLPENLRQATSSQIHFQAEMVQQLMLREIGVGAALLTQLEEKRQPVLGNIRDFTRWLSWVRKSWLGSSAANNPILQVQTELESKLQPLITRYNYPANLLRSASAGFDAAKNYPKAMQNLSAMQLPEYGALFVQQNGQLDLNPKLLLELAGMELLSSQEFMRLDPNPGFVCNGKIAAWNPAYLNQAGNFVKQYQAFNANPLLKGADQQALFQKLARHQLGLAMARSLQQAQTLTNEQSDAYLLSNAEQQESSDSASFGKLLPALLNLHESMQKLGFHASALSLNQCARQYANDHLGKIALLAEQSQLYQAPYAAQASSADAYLYELGATPALKDYLSRQLSRAQVLAGYAGPYVDWLTQSQATASQTGATMQNAGFWSNTQLELKTYLQAKDPNGQVSHLENLFLKQLAEVTYGTCSKTLASYASPVGGNDLFSQHRLQLEKQLSLRCKGERSAQAQSNYMQLAGRFNRELAGRYPFGPLSAPDANLYVVRNFFAEYANNSAALKQSMSGLSDPYWDSARQFLNQLDGIATFMNSSLLQTETDPAASANAQSPGGNLPASALANGSVKLNVNFRAQLAASIGAEQIANWSLSSASRSIAYPNRGSTLEWPFGQALVFDMEWANRSAWLPLASGEQSDLQVDGNTASFASNGNWALLRMIERHKPKSGPQTDPADSNRLLLEFNVPLTNANATAGKNTANNAPASAAPPVKAESAQARLYLSLQLSGKDPKTKAPATLKLPPAFPRTAPQ